One Varibaculum prostatecancerukia genomic window, TACGAGGATACTTTCGCCGATGTACATGACCCCGAGTTGCAAGATATTCAGGCGGTGCAGCTGCTGGCGAAAGTACCAACCATGATTTCCTATATCGCTAAACGGGCTGCCGGCCTGCCGCTGCTGTACCCGGATAACGAGCGCTCCTATGTAGAGGACTTTATTCGCTTGACCTTCGGTTTACCCTACCAGTCCTACGATATTGATCCCGCAATTGTGCGCGCCCTGGAAGTGTTGTTCATCTTGCATGCTGACCACGAACAAAACTGTTCTACCTCCACAGTTCGCTTAGTGGGATCCTCTAACGCCAATATGTATGCTTCGATTGCCTCTGGCGTAGGAGCGCTATCGGGGCCGCTGCACGGGGGCGCTAACGAGGCAGTGCTGCGGATGCTGATCAATATTCGCGACACCAATATGTCGATTAAGGATTTCGTGAATAAGGTCAAGAATAAGGAAAAAGGCGTTAAGCTGATGGGCTTCGGCCACCGCGTCTACAAGAACTATGACCCCCGTGCTGCGATTGTGCGGGAACAAGCTCACAACGTCCTTGATCGCATGGGCAAGAACAACGATTTGTTTGATCTAGCCATGGAGCTAGAGCAGGTGGCGCTGTCTGATGATTACTTCATTGAACGCAAGCTTTATCCGAACGTTGACTTCTACACCGGTCTGATCTATTCGGCGATGGGTTTCCCCACCAAGATGTTCACCCCGCTATTCGCGCTCGGGCGCCTGCCCGGCTGGATTTCTCAATACATCGAAATGCTTCATGACCCCATGACCCGTATCGGTCGTCCCCGTCAGGTTTACCAAGGTGCTCCCCAGCGTGACTATGTCCCGCTGCGGATGCGGGAAGCAAAATAGTTATCCCCACTAGCTAGGATGCGGGTGAGGTCGCTCGGCGGCCTCACCCGTTCTATTTGCACGCACTATGCTAGGTTATGGACAGATGTTTTCCAGCAAGAAGGGGGAAGGATGCAGGACGTTCAGGAAAGTTTATCTGCAGGTGAACTAACCTTTAACACCGATCCGCTTTCTCCGCCTCCAGCTATGCGCTCCGGGCGTATACCTCGCCTTTCTAGCCTGTGGATTATTTTATTTTCGCTGTTGGGATTGCTAGCTTCTCTAGAACTTTGGCGCACCGAAATGCTTCACCGCGCCCAGCCGGGACGCGGCTTAGGTTGTTCGCTAAACAACGTGGTCGATTGTCGCGGAGCTATGGAATCTGCAGCCGGTCACCTGCTTTTCGGGATTCCCAATTCGATTTTTGGCATGCTGGCGTTTGCGGCTCTCTTAGCGGCAGGTATCTATCTAATAGCTGGGGGGCGGGTGCCGAAATGGGGACTGTTTCTCTTTATCATCGGAACCAGCGCCGGGCTAGTAGCAGTGATTTTCTTCTTGGCAACCTCGGTATTCCAACTACATTCTCTATGTCCCTACTGTTTCTTGACCTGGGTGGCCACGATTTTCTTAGCCTGGCTATCCTATGCGCTTTGGGTGCGAGCAGCGGCTACGCCCCTTCGCCCGCTAGGCGGGGCGCGGCGCGTTCTGGTGGGCTATTGGTGGCTGGGCGCCATCTTGAGCGTTGCAGTTATCGTAGCGGTGCTATTTACAGTTTTCGGGTTAGAGATTTTCCGCCTGTAACTTTAGAGGTAACGCGATGAACAGGAAAACCATGGGCGAACCAGCAGACCCTGAAGGAGCCACCTCTCGGGTAGTACAAGACTATTTAAAGCACCTTCTGGGAGCTACCGAATGGGGAGGAAGTACCCTTTCAGTATCGGGACTGGCGCAAAGAATGGGGGTAGCGGTCTCCACCGCCTCTGAGAATGTGCGGCGTCTGGACAAGTTAGGGCTGATTACCCACGTTCCTTACCGGGGGATCACTCTGACTGCAGAGGGTAAAAAGTTAGCTTTGAAGATGGTGCGCAAGCATCGCATCCTCGAGACCTATCTGCATCAATAATTGGGGTATCCGTGGGATCAGGTTCATGTCGAGGCCGATGTTTTAGAGCACGCGGCCTCCGATAAGTTGATTGCGGCTATGGACCAGGCGCTGGGGACTCCGAAGGTTGATCCTCATGGAGACCCGATTCCCACCGCGGATGGCCATCTTCCGAAAGTTTCCACCTTGCCCCTAGCTGAAGCTCCGATAAATACTCTCGCCACCGTGGCACGAATAAAAGACTCCAATGCCCAGCTGTTGCGCTTCTTAGAATCGGTAGGAATTGTACCTGGCTGCTCCCTATCGCCTTTAGAAAAAATCCCTGAAGCCGGAATTATGCGGATAGAGGTAGACGGGCGAGAAATTACCCTGGGTAAACCGGCAGTCGCCGCGATCTGGGTAACTGCCTAACGCGGGCAAGGTAATAACTGCTGATTACGGTAGGTACCGGCTCCTAGTTGCCAGTAATTTTGAGGGTAGAGCCCTGTCCCTTAGTGGCAATCACCTCAATCTGGTCAGAAATTTCGCCACGCAGTGAAGCCACGTGGCTAATTAACCCTACGGTTCTGCCCGAGGCTGAGGTTTTCTTCAAAGCCTGCATAACCTCCGCCCGTTTAGTGTCATCAAGAGTGCCAAAGCCCTCATCAATAAACATAGAAGAGATCTCGACCCCGCCCGCCTCGGCGGTTACCACTTCTGATAATCCCAAGGCTAAAGACAAGGAACAATAAAATAGTTCCCCGCCAGAAAGCGCAGAAATCTCCCGAGTTTTGTCGGAAAATTTATCGGTGACGGCTAAAGATAAAGCCTGATTACGACGACGGGAAGACTCGGTATCGGTGCGAGAAAGCTGGTAGCGCCCTCCGGAAATACCCGTTAGATAAGGATTTGCAGCATTTAGCACTTCTTCGAAGCGATCGAGCAATACCCAGGTAGCCAGAGGCGCTCTTAGCGCGGACCCTTCTTCGCCTTTCGCCAAATTAGCGAATGTAATCAGCATGGAGGTGTCCCGGATGGACTCCAAATACCGGGCGGTCTCTGCCTGCAGGTCACTTACGGTCATCTCCACTGTTTTTAGCTGCTCTTTAACCTTGGCTAGCTTCTCTTGCTTCTTTTGGAAAATCTCTGCTTCCTCGTTCGCCTTGGTCTCTAAAGCTTCTAAATCCGGCAGTACAAAGTCCGCTTGTTTTACCTTCTGAATCCGGTCGGACTGCAGCTTTACCTGGTTGGCTTTAAACGCATCCTCCCAGGTTTGTACCTCGCGCTTTAGTTCTTGGTATTTCTCATCTTCCAAGAGGGCGCTCTGTACTGCCGAGGCATCGGGAAACTGTTGTTCCCGTAAGGACTGCTCTAAACGGGTTTGCGCTTGTGCCAAGTTGCTCAAGGCATCTTTGGTCTCTCGCAGCGCTTTTATCAAAGAAGAAAGTTTTTCTTGCTCCCGTTTGAGGGTTTGTTGGCGAGCCACCAGGTCGTTAGATTCTCCCGAAGCAGCAATCGCCGCTTTTATCTCCCGGATCTGCTCCAGCGCAGTGGTGACCTTATTTTTTTCAAGTTTCGCAGCATTAGCCGACTTTTGGATCGCGTCCCGATACTTTTGAGCCTGCTTTTCTAACTCTGCTAGCCGCTTTCGTAGTTTCTTTAGTTTTTCAGCCTGTTCCTGCAAGTAGGCAACCCGGCGATCAATGCTGTGCGCATTTCCCGGATACTTTTCCCGTAGCTGCTTGATTTCGCCCCGTAGCCGATTCCGCTCATTTGTTACCTGCTCCTGTTTTTCCTTCAAAGTGGTCTTTGCGCTGGTGAGCTGGTTTCTGAGTTTGGTCAGCTGACTGAGAGAATGCTTGCCACTAGCGGTGCCGTGAGCCGGATGGGGATGGGTGGGTGATCCACAAACCGGGCAGGGTTCCTCCGCTTGCAGGCGGTCAGCTAAAAGAATCGAAGAGTCCACGAAAAACTCGCGCTCGTATTCGGCGGCTGCTGCCTGTGCCTTCGTCACCTTTTTCTCTAAGGCCGGAAGTTTACTTGTCTCGTCCTGAAAACGCTGGAAATCCTGCAAGAAATGTTGGCGTTCCCCCTCATATTTACGCAACTCCAGTTGTTTTTGTCGCGCCTGCTCTAAATGGAGTTGTTCCTTTTCTAGGCATGCCTGCTGCCTTAGCAGCGCCCTAAGATTCGGCAGTAACTGTGTAAACTCTTTTGCGGCTTGGGCAGCAGCTTTGGAATGTTCGACATACCCCTGGCGGGCTTTTTTGGCCTCATTTTCCAGGCTCTCGAGTTTTTTCTGCCGCTCGATTAGAGGAGCCAGTGCCCCCAGGTCATTATCGTTTTTCCGCTGTTGCCCGGTTATCTTTTCTTCTAGGTCAGCTAACCCGCTGGTATCGGCTGGCGGCTGGCAAGTGGTAAAAGGTGCGGGAGCAGCTTGTAAATTTTTTGACAGCCGCTCCTGGGTTTTAACCAATTTCTCTTGGTACTGCTGTTTTGCTTTTATTTCCGTATGCACTCGGGTAGCGCGTTCATGAAGCGCTATTTTTTCGCGATGGCTTTTTACCTGATCCTGGCGTTCTCGAAGCTGTTTTTCTGCGGCTAACAGGCGAGTTAGTTCCTGGAAGTCTTGGGTTAAAGTCTTTGCCTTTTCCTTTTTTTCCAAGGCGGCCTGATATTTTTCTCGAGCCGCGTCTACTTGCTGAGTATGTTCTGCTATCCACTCGCTAGAGTGCGCGGAAGGCAACAGATAGTAAGGTTCCCAAGATTTGATCAAATCTTCATCTAAAACTTCTGGTAAAGAGGCTTGGGTATCGCGTAAAGTTTCTAACTCGCTGCGGGAACTAGCAACCGACTTCGCCAAGTTACTCCAGTTCTCGGTAAACAGCTTAAGCTGGCTGATAATTGTCCGTGACTCTGTTTTGGCGCTAGTTTGTGCCTGGTGGGCGCGGTCGATGAATTCTTTTTGCATCCGCTCGAAAATCTGGGTGCCAAAAATCTGTTGCAAAATCTCTTGCCGTTCATCCGAGGACGCCCGCAAAAAGCGGGAGAATGCTCCTTGCGGCAAAATCACGGTTTGCAAGAACTGCGACTTCGTCAACGGGAGGATTCTGGAAACTAGCTCCTCATTGACAGTTCTAGGTTGGGAGGCAATCGCGTCCCCGGGATCTACATCTTCACTGCTGAGACGCCAGAGACTTGCCTGCGCCGGTTGGGAGGTAGTACCTGAACCGCGCCGTTTGGGGCGATCATATGTCGGGGTGCGCCAAACTCGATAAAGTTGTCCGCGTGCCTCGAAATCTAGTTGCACCCAGCTAACTTGATTATCTCCGGCATAGTCGGAGCGTAGACGGCTTTTCGAAGAGTTAGATTCCAGGGCTACGTCGTTATAGAGGGCGAAAACAATCGCATCCAGAATCGTAGATTTCCCGGAACCAGTGGGGCCATGAATCAAAAACACCCCGGAGCCGGTACCGAGTTTGGTGAAATCAATAGTTTCTTTGCCCCCAAAAGACCCCACGGCCTCAAAGCTGAGTTTTAAAATCCGCATCTAACTCTCCTCGCGAACCTGTTCGTAAACCTGCTCTACCAGCTGGTTTTCCTCTTCATCTAGCTCCTTGCCTAGGCGGGCTTGGCAAAAGAAATCTTTGGCAAGTGCGTCGGGGCGAAAACGATTGATTCGCAGCGCCTGGCGTTGATCCTCCATGCTGGTGGTGGTGACCT contains:
- a CDS encoding citrate synthase is translated as MAENLQNTQAPDSFGRQPGVLQVDGKTIEFPPVQATCGDQGIDVSKLRNQTGLVALDPGFSTTASCTSKVTFIDGGKGILRYRGYPIDQLANHSSFLEVAYLLIRGELPTPSQLDEFVRRVKRQRLLHEDFRAFFTAFPSDGHPMAILQGGIAGMATYYEDTFADVHDPELQDIQAVQLLAKVPTMISYIAKRAAGLPLLYPDNERSYVEDFIRLTFGLPYQSYDIDPAIVRALEVLFILHADHEQNCSTSTVRLVGSSNANMYASIASGVGALSGPLHGGANEAVLRMLINIRDTNMSIKDFVNKVKNKEKGVKLMGFGHRVYKNYDPRAAIVREQAHNVLDRMGKNNDLFDLAMELEQVALSDDYFIERKLYPNVDFYTGLIYSAMGFPTKMFTPLFALGRLPGWISQYIEMLHDPMTRIGRPRQVYQGAPQRDYVPLRMREAK
- a CDS encoding vitamin K epoxide reductase family protein — protein: MQDVQESLSAGELTFNTDPLSPPPAMRSGRIPRLSSLWIILFSLLGLLASLELWRTEMLHRAQPGRGLGCSLNNVVDCRGAMESAAGHLLFGIPNSIFGMLAFAALLAAGIYLIAGGRVPKWGLFLFIIGTSAGLVAVIFFLATSVFQLHSLCPYCFLTWVATIFLAWLSYALWVRAAATPLRPLGGARRVLVGYWWLGAILSVAVIVAVLFTVFGLEIFRL
- a CDS encoding AAA family ATPase; translation: MRILKLSFEAVGSFGGKETIDFTKLGTGSGVFLIHGPTGSGKSTILDAIVFALYNDVALESNSSKSRLRSDYAGDNQVSWVQLDFEARGQLYRVWRTPTYDRPKRRGSGTTSQPAQASLWRLSSEDVDPGDAIASQPRTVNEELVSRILPLTKSQFLQTVILPQGAFSRFLRASSDERQEILQQIFGTQIFERMQKEFIDRAHQAQTSAKTESRTIISQLKLFTENWSNLAKSVASSRSELETLRDTQASLPEVLDEDLIKSWEPYYLLPSAHSSEWIAEHTQQVDAAREKYQAALEKKEKAKTLTQDFQELTRLLAAEKQLRERQDQVKSHREKIALHERATRVHTEIKAKQQYQEKLVKTQERLSKNLQAAPAPFTTCQPPADTSGLADLEEKITGQQRKNDNDLGALAPLIERQKKLESLENEAKKARQGYVEHSKAAAQAAKEFTQLLPNLRALLRQQACLEKEQLHLEQARQKQLELRKYEGERQHFLQDFQRFQDETSKLPALEKKVTKAQAAAAEYEREFFVDSSILLADRLQAEEPCPVCGSPTHPHPAHGTASGKHSLSQLTKLRNQLTSAKTTLKEKQEQVTNERNRLRGEIKQLREKYPGNAHSIDRRVAYLQEQAEKLKKLRKRLAELEKQAQKYRDAIQKSANAAKLEKNKVTTALEQIREIKAAIAASGESNDLVARQQTLKREQEKLSSLIKALRETKDALSNLAQAQTRLEQSLREQQFPDASAVQSALLEDEKYQELKREVQTWEDAFKANQVKLQSDRIQKVKQADFVLPDLEALETKANEEAEIFQKKQEKLAKVKEQLKTVEMTVSDLQAETARYLESIRDTSMLITFANLAKGEEGSALRAPLATWVLLDRFEEVLNAANPYLTGISGGRYQLSRTDTESSRRRNQALSLAVTDKFSDKTREISALSGGELFYCSLSLALGLSEVVTAEAGGVEISSMFIDEGFGTLDDTKRAEVMQALKKTSASGRTVGLISHVASLRGEISDQIEVIATKGQGSTLKITGN